From Clostridia bacterium, a single genomic window includes:
- a CDS encoding DUF2267 domain-containing protein codes for MREVSLRELVNYVRVAGGYAGYTDAERAVRSVLGGVLRVTEPSERTALVTILPADLRELWQGPGNPATDRTKESANGEARDSEALLQAVCHQARYSEGSEARRAILAVFGALKEKLQERTAAWADKLPQAARPFWERAHTIDERQDAYQCL; via the coding sequence GTGCGTGAGGTAAGCCTGCGGGAGCTGGTAAACTATGTCAGGGTAGCTGGAGGCTATGCCGGTTACACCGACGCTGAGCGGGCAGTTAGATCCGTGCTGGGAGGAGTTTTGAGGGTTACGGAGCCTAGCGAGCGGACGGCGCTTGTGACTATCCTTCCTGCCGATTTAAGGGAGTTGTGGCAGGGGCCTGGTAACCCCGCCACCGACCGGACCAAAGAGTCTGCAAACGGTGAGGCTCGGGATAGCGAAGCTCTGCTACAAGCTGTCTGCCACCAGGCCAGGTATAGCGAGGGGTCCGAGGCACGACGGGCAATTCTGGCTGTATTCGGAGCACTGAAGGAGAAGCTCCAGGAGCGTACTGCCGCCTGGGCCGACAAGCTGCCGCAGGCGGCCCGCCCCTTTTGGGAGCGGGCCCATACCATCGATGAACGGCAGGACGCCTACCAGTGCCTCTGA
- a CDS encoding 4Fe-4S dicluster domain-containing protein: MPWVIPSQCEGCGDCVNRCQRKGLVMLETNVAGVYVPWLLEPDLCSGCGRCASGCVVGGIVMTEYVEQARRRFLETRPRIAV, from the coding sequence ATGCCCTGGGTCATACCTTCACAGTGTGAGGGGTGTGGCGACTGCGTCAACCGCTGCCAGCGCAAGGGTCTGGTGATGTTGGAAACTAATGTTGCTGGGGTATACGTGCCGTGGCTTCTGGAGCCGGACCTGTGCTCCGGCTGCGGTCGGTGTGCCAGCGGCTGCGTCGTGGGCGGCATTGTCATGACCGAGTACGTAGAGCAGGCTAGGCGGCGCTTTCTGGAGACACGACCGCGGATTGCTGTTTAG
- a CDS encoding DUF111 family protein gives MTESCLLLAQVDDVTGEVLGRAGDDLMALGARNVQLLSGLSKKGRPAYVLLVDTTQEKVVSVGSYLALELGVWGYHVIPTEHRHMSVAFREVTVHLLGKKDERRLLCRVKEVRDGEKLVGLKVEHDFICHLQERLRQEGVECSLRALRVALESRLWEEASAIRLSVSGGRLIVSSDRDCSSMREGPAGLVVEGSY, from the coding sequence ATGACAGAGTCTTGTCTGCTTCTGGCCCAGGTAGATGATGTGACCGGCGAGGTGTTGGGCCGGGCAGGAGATGACTTGATGGCGCTTGGCGCTCGCAACGTACAGCTTTTGTCGGGGCTGAGCAAGAAAGGGCGCCCAGCGTATGTTCTGCTTGTGGATACAACTCAGGAGAAGGTTGTTTCCGTTGGTAGCTACCTGGCTTTGGAACTGGGTGTGTGGGGCTACCACGTCATACCGACAGAGCACCGGCATATGAGCGTTGCTTTCAGGGAAGTCACGGTGCATCTGCTCGGGAAAAAGGACGAACGCAGACTGTTGTGCCGAGTAAAAGAGGTCCGGGACGGTGAAAAGCTTGTGGGCCTAAAGGTGGAGCACGACTTTATCTGTCACCTGCAGGAGCGTCTACGGCAGGAAGGAGTCGAGTGCTCCCTGCGCGCCCTACGGGTGGCGTTGGAGAGCAGGCTATGGGAGGAGGCATCTGCCATAAGGCTAAGCGTCTCCGGCGGCAGACTGATTGTTAGTTCTGACCGGGACTGCTCTTCTATGCGGGAAGGTCCTGCTGGCCTCGTTGTTGAAGGTTCATATTAG